From a region of the Wolbachia endosymbiont (group B) of Gerris lacustris genome:
- the hflC gene encoding protease modulator HflC, whose translation MSSNIKIVFAFVFVALLIALSNSIFVVQETKQAIVIQLGKVVRDVKDSGLYFKLPFINNVEFLDKRILDLSPDKTPREVITADQKRIIVDAYAKYKIIDPITFYQTVKNESGLVRRLYPVIEAHIRENIGRFSLISLLNEKRSEVMQLIQRGVYSEAGKFGIEIIDVRIKRADLPEENSSAIFRRMQTEREKEAKEIRAEGEQAGQEIRSKADKLKRGIVSSAVKESHEIRGRGYAEATRIYNEAFKVDKEFFNFYRSMKAYSKSFAEGNTKFVLSPNNNFLDILNKGWK comes from the coding sequence ATGAGTAGTAATATTAAAATTGTTTTTGCTTTTGTATTTGTTGCATTATTGATTGCATTATCTAATTCAATCTTTGTTGTTCAAGAAACAAAACAAGCGATAGTTATACAATTAGGTAAAGTCGTCAGAGATGTTAAGGACAGTGGTTTATATTTTAAGCTACCATTTATAAATAACGTAGAATTTCTTGATAAGAGAATTTTAGATCTAAGTCCTGATAAAACTCCAAGGGAAGTGATAACTGCAGATCAAAAGCGTATTATAGTAGATGCTTATGCAAAATATAAAATAATAGATCCTATCACTTTTTATCAAACTGTGAAAAATGAATCAGGGCTAGTTAGAAGATTATATCCTGTCATAGAAGCTCACATAAGGGAGAATATAGGAAGATTTTCATTAATTAGTTTATTGAATGAAAAGAGATCAGAAGTTATGCAATTAATTCAACGTGGAGTTTATTCTGAAGCTGGAAAATTTGGCATAGAAATAATAGATGTAAGAATTAAGAGAGCAGATCTACCAGAAGAAAATAGTTCTGCAATATTCCGCCGCATGCAAACTGAAAGGGAAAAGGAAGCAAAAGAAATTAGAGCAGAAGGAGAACAAGCTGGACAAGAAATCAGATCAAAAGCTGATAAATTAAAAAGGGGAATTGTCTCTAGTGCAGTAAAAGAATCGCATGAAATAAGAGGCCGTGGTTATGCTGAAGCAACTAGAATCTATAATGAGGCATTCAAGGTTGATAAAGAGTTTTTTAACTTTTATCGCTCTATGAAAGCTTACAGTAAATCATTTGCTGAGGGTAATACTAAATTTGTGCTTTCACCAAATAATAATTTCTTAGATATTTTGAACAAGGGATGGAAATAG
- a CDS encoding IS630 family transposase (programmed frameshift) has product MALRSKLLDEKVVESAKEMLKKVRNNAYVAKKLNAVIAAKKHSITAVAKICCISRKAITTWIKHIKFGREEKLFSPPQRRRKTILNQSQLEQIEVWIEENPNITIREMRIRIQERFGLNISKSTIHRNMQRMKFSYITPRPVHSGQDKNKQEEFKKNLNETIVMHSEKELFFFDESRFGTHSKVGHGWFKKGSRTQVKVKLGRENFYLYSAVNPRNGENFSLFAPNVNTACINIFLEQMSQYLGIRKAFLVMDCASWHKSKSLKIPKNIEIIYLPPYSPDLNPVERFWLYIKQNILRNKIYDTIVLLESALCKFITSLSPSTVKQLCNASYLVH; this is encoded by the exons ATGGCATTAAGATCAAAATTATTGGATGAAAAAGTGGTGGAATCAGCAAAAGAGATGCTGAAGAAAGTAAGAAATAATGCGTATGTTGCAAAAAAACTAAATGCTGTAATTGCAGCAAAAAAGCACAGTATAACAGCTGTAGCAAAAATATGTTGCATTTCGAGAAAGGCAATTACTACATGGATAAAGCACATAAAATTTGGAAGAGAAGAAAAATTATTTTCTCCACCTCAACGCCGTAGAAAAACTATATTGAACCAAAGTCAACTTGAACAAATTGAGGTGTGGATAGAGGAAAACCCCAATATTACTATTAGAGAAATGAGAATAAGAATCCAAGAAAGATTTGGTTTGAATATCAGCAAATCCACAATACATCGTAATATGCAAAGAATGAAATTCTCATATATCACACCAAGACCAGTTCATAGTGGACAGGATAAAAATAAGCAAGAGGAGTTT AAAAAAAACCTCAATGAAACTATTGTCATGCATTCTGAAAAAGAGCTATTTTTCTTCGATGAATCACGGTTTGGTACACATTCAAAAGTTGGACATGGGTGGTTTAAAAAAGGCAGTAGGACACAGGTTAAGGTAAAATTAGGTAGGGAAAATTTTTATCTCTATAGTGCAGTTAATCCCAGAAATGGAGAGAATTTTAGCTTATTTGCACCAAACGTCAACACTGCTTGTATAAATATATTCCTTGAACAGATGTCGCAATATTTAGGAATACGAAAGGCTTTTCTCGTGATGGATTGCGCTAGTTGGCATAAGTCAAAAAGTTTAAAGATACCTAAAAATATCGAAATTATATACCTACCACCATACTCACCTGACCTCAATCCTGTTGAGAGGTTTTGGTTATATATAAAACAGAACATTTTGCGCAATAAAATCTACGATACAATTGTTCTGCTTGAGAGCGCTTTGTGTAAATTTATTACCTCTCTTTCCCCTTCCACGGTTAAACAACTCTGCAATGCTTCTTATTTGGTTCATTAA
- a CDS encoding sugar phosphate nucleotidyltransferase, with protein MPSKPRYFTYSSMAFFPLLSIRCLYSGNWYKLASETDSIVTFGVKPHEFNSEYGYINAVYGQKEKCHIVKDFTEKPERKVSNDHYWNSGIFVFRAKRYIDEIKKIAPTLYNLCCKSMKHFVPRERFLYLEQQNCAGMGDTSIDHLVIEKAENIVMIEANFDWMDVGTWGSVLELSKRFNKNFESFQAVTKGREPVLMTENDAKNLLGRVYKRPSKSLMLFINKVKEVKPIRKEIKPWGFYSVVLMGKDFLIKYLFINPLSCTSKQFHHYRDE; from the coding sequence ATGCCATCTAAACCTCGCTATTTTACTTACTCCAGTATGGCTTTTTTTCCATTATTGTCTATTCGTTGCTTGTATAGCGGGAATTGGTATAAGCTAGCCTCTGAAACTGACTCTATAGTCACTTTTGGGGTAAAGCCTCATGAATTCAATTCTGAATACGGCTATATAAATGCAGTATATGGTCAGAAAGAAAAATGTCATATAGTAAAAGATTTTACAGAAAAACCCGAGCGTAAGGTAAGTAACGATCATTATTGGAACTCTGGAATATTTGTGTTTAGAGCAAAACGCTATATAGATGAGATAAAAAAAATTGCTCCGACTCTCTATAATTTATGTTGTAAAAGTATGAAGCATTTTGTACCACGAGAGAGATTTCTGTATTTAGAACAGCAAAATTGTGCAGGAATGGGTGATACATCTATTGATCACCTAGTGATAGAAAAAGCAGAAAATATTGTAATGATAGAAGCCAATTTCGATTGGATGGATGTTGGCACTTGGGGTTCAGTTTTAGAGTTAAGTAAGAGATTTAATAAGAATTTTGAGTCGTTTCAAGCTGTAACCAAAGGAAGAGAGCCAGTTTTGATGACAGAAAATGATGCAAAAAATTTACTAGGTAGAGTTTATAAACGGCCAAGTAAGAGCCTAATGTTGTTCATTAATAAAGTTAAGGAAGTAAAGCCAATAAGGAAAGAGATTAAGCCATGGGGATTTTATAGTGTAGTTTTAATGGGCAAGGATTTTCTTATAAAATATCTTTTTATAAATCCACTAAGCTGCACTTCTAAGCAATTTCACCACTATAGAGATGAGTAA
- a CDS encoding IS630 family transposase (programmed frameshift), which translates to MALRSKLLDEKVVESAKEMLKKVRNNAYVAKKLNAVIAAKKHSITAVAKICCISRKAITTWIKHIKFGREEKLFSPPQCRRKTILNQSQLEQIEVWIEENPNITIREMRIRIQERFGLNISKSTIHRNMQRMKFSYITPRPVHSGQDKNKQEEFKKNLNETIVMHSEKELFFFDESRFGTHSKVGHGWFKKGSRTQVKVKLGRENFYLYSAVNPRNGENFSLFAPNVNTACINIFLEQMSQYLGIRKAFLVMDCASWHKSKSLKIPKNIEIIYLPPYSPDLNPVERFWLYIKQNILRNKIYDTIVLLESALCKFITSLSPSTVKQLCNASYLVH; encoded by the exons ATGGCATTAAGATCAAAATTATTGGATGAAAAAGTGGTGGAATCAGCAAAAGAGATGCTGAAGAAAGTAAGAAATAATGCGTATGTTGCAAAAAAACTAAATGCTGTAATTGCAGCAAAAAAGCACAGTATAACAGCTGTAGCAAAAATATGTTGCATTTCGAGAAAGGCAATTACTACATGGATAAAGCACATAAAATTTGGAAGAGAAGAAAAATTATTTTCTCCACCTCAATGCCGTAGAAAAACTATATTGAACCAAAGTCAACTTGAACAAATTGAGGTGTGGATAGAGGAAAACCCCAATATTACTATTAGAGAAATGAGAATAAGAATCCAAGAAAGATTTGGTTTGAATATCAGCAAATCCACAATACATCGTAATATGCAAAGAATGAAATTCTCATATATCACACCAAGACCAGTTCATAGTGGACAGGATAAAAATAAGCAAGAGGAGTTT AAAAAAAACCTCAATGAAACTATTGTCATGCATTCTGAAAAAGAGCTATTTTTCTTCGATGAATCACGGTTTGGTACACATTCAAAAGTTGGACATGGGTGGTTTAAAAAAGGCAGTAGGACACAGGTTAAGGTAAAATTAGGTAGGGAAAATTTTTATCTCTATAGTGCAGTTAATCCCAGAAATGGAGAGAATTTTAGCTTATTTGCACCAAACGTCAACACTGCTTGTATAAATATATTCCTTGAACAGATGTCGCAATATTTAGGAATACGAAAGGCTTTTCTCGTGATGGATTGCGCTAGTTGGCATAAGTCAAAAAGTTTAAAGATACCTAAAAATATCGAAATTATATACCTACCACCATACTCACCTGACCTCAATCCTGTTGAGAGGTTTTGGTTATATATAAAACAGAACATTTTGCGCAATAAAATCTACGATACAATTGTTCTGCTTGAGAGCGCTTTGTGTAAATTTATTACCTCTCTTTCCCCTTCCACGGTTAAACAACTCTGCAATGCTTCTTATTTGGTTCATTAA
- the hflK gene encoding FtsH protease activity modulator HflK yields the protein MDERNPWNLGKKPSGPSNEDILSKAVSDIRCFFNGLTRNRGKKPYFIIFIVLLFYFCTGFYIVHPSEEGIELTFGKYSNTETSGLRYHFPYPIGKVFKVNVKEVNREEIGISSSYGRDTDRGEGVMLTGDENIVNVNFEVQWRVRDAKDYLFKVRDYKPGFSVKNAAESAMREIIGKNTISFALEGQGRAEISRDTRILLQQILDGYQMGIEILSVQMKKIDPPEKVISSFRDVQSARADKERTINEAYAYSNDIIPRAKGEAIKIKLDAEAYENEVINEAKGNANRFLSLYEEYRQNPSLVKNRIYLETMENIFSKVDKVVVTDDLKGMFSYLPLTNLGK from the coding sequence ATGGATGAGCGTAATCCTTGGAATCTTGGAAAGAAACCGTCAGGTCCTAGTAATGAAGATATTTTAAGTAAAGCTGTGTCTGATATAAGATGCTTCTTTAATGGCTTAACCAGAAATAGAGGGAAAAAACCTTATTTCATCATTTTTATTGTTTTGTTGTTTTATTTTTGTACTGGTTTCTATATTGTCCATCCGAGTGAGGAAGGTATAGAACTTACTTTTGGCAAATATTCCAATACAGAAACATCTGGTTTGCGCTATCACTTCCCCTACCCTATTGGTAAGGTTTTTAAAGTGAATGTTAAAGAAGTAAATCGTGAAGAAATTGGGATAAGCAGCTCTTATGGGCGAGATACAGATCGTGGTGAAGGAGTGATGCTTACTGGAGATGAAAATATAGTCAACGTTAACTTTGAGGTCCAGTGGCGAGTTAGAGATGCCAAAGATTATTTATTCAAAGTGCGGGATTATAAACCTGGTTTCAGCGTTAAAAATGCTGCTGAAAGTGCTATGAGAGAAATAATAGGTAAGAATACGATCTCTTTTGCACTCGAAGGTCAAGGCAGGGCTGAAATTTCCAGAGATACCAGAATTTTATTGCAACAGATTCTTGATGGATATCAAATGGGTATAGAGATTTTATCCGTTCAAATGAAAAAAATCGATCCACCAGAAAAGGTAATTAGCTCATTCAGGGATGTACAAAGTGCTCGTGCAGATAAGGAGCGTACCATAAACGAAGCATACGCTTACAGTAATGATATTATACCTCGTGCAAAAGGTGAAGCAATAAAGATAAAATTAGATGCAGAAGCATACGAGAATGAAGTAATAAATGAAGCAAAAGGTAATGCAAATCGCTTTTTATCTCTTTATGAGGAATATAGACAGAATCCTTCTCTCGTTAAGAATCGTATTTATCTTGAAACTATGGAAAATATTTTCAGTAAGGTAGACAAAGTTGTTGTAACTGATGATCTGAAAGGTATGTTCTCTTATTTACCCCTTACAAATCTAGGAAAATAG
- a CDS encoding heme biosynthesis protein HemY: MIYFIIFAFSFLFGIWVKVSGEVIKLELGNYNIRIDLYFVILACIVLLFLLIAIARFYSSISSTFANIKNRRKNREELLLFEAFFSLDLGNTENVHKIVKNLSEENDKLSLVKLFNAGKTGNYSFFSHSLVSIASKNLNLALLLVNKLIIHLKQERLIFQKFIEYCSSSINDKILSIPFQIEHCILQEDWINAISKLNEAIKFNIFLPFDHKRILAVFYCALAKQHESKGNFKEAVKSLFKAQHHCAVFQPINYLKAELYIKLGKIKKASAVLEEEYAVNPTPQSARMYIKLNNKGAEILYNLRPDYYFSYCLLALSSISLGKYDLASQHLNIATKKANYISIYLVMVQLKIMLQEYDQAIYWLNKMDSEAVPDPDWKCADCNKELKQWDYKCSSCNSFNCIYLIL, translated from the coding sequence ATGATTTATTTTATAATTTTTGCTTTTTCGTTTTTATTTGGCATATGGGTCAAGGTAAGTGGTGAAGTAATAAAATTGGAACTAGGCAATTATAATATACGTATTGATCTATATTTCGTTATTCTTGCTTGTATAGTTTTATTATTTTTATTGATTGCAATTGCGCGCTTTTATTCTTCTATTTCATCAACATTTGCTAACATAAAAAATAGAAGAAAAAATAGGGAAGAATTACTTCTCTTTGAAGCTTTCTTTAGCCTAGACTTAGGCAATACAGAGAATGTCCACAAGATAGTTAAAAATCTAAGCGAGGAGAACGATAAATTATCTTTAGTAAAGCTCTTTAACGCAGGTAAAACGGGAAATTACAGCTTTTTCAGTCATAGTTTGGTGAGTATTGCAAGTAAAAATCTTAATTTAGCTCTACTTCTGGTTAATAAATTGATTATTCACCTAAAGCAAGAAAGGTTAATCTTTCAAAAATTTATAGAATATTGCTCTAGTTCAATTAATGATAAAATTTTGTCTATTCCCTTTCAAATAGAGCATTGCATATTGCAAGAAGATTGGATAAATGCAATTTCAAAGTTAAATGAAGCTATCAAATTCAATATTTTTCTTCCTTTTGATCATAAAAGAATACTAGCAGTCTTTTATTGCGCCTTAGCAAAGCAACACGAAAGTAAAGGAAATTTCAAAGAAGCTGTAAAATCTTTATTTAAAGCGCAACACCATTGTGCGGTTTTTCAACCCATCAATTATTTAAAAGCAGAATTATATATTAAACTTGGAAAAATCAAAAAAGCTTCTGCAGTACTAGAAGAAGAGTATGCAGTAAATCCTACGCCTCAGTCAGCTAGAATGTATATCAAATTAAATAATAAAGGCGCTGAAATACTATATAACTTACGCCCTGATTATTATTTTAGTTATTGCTTGCTTGCTTTATCTTCAATTAGCTTAGGGAAATATGATCTTGCAAGTCAGCATTTAAATATTGCTACGAAAAAAGCTAATTACATATCAATCTACCTTGTTATGGTACAGCTCAAGATTATGCTACAAGAGTATGATCAAGCAATTTACTGGCTAAACAAGATGGACTCAGAAGCTGTGCCTGATCCAGATTGGAAATGTGCTGATTGTAATAAAGAGCTAAAGCAATGGGATTATAAGTGCTCAAGTTGCAATAGTTTTAATTGTATTTACCTTATATTATAA
- the sdhD gene encoding succinate dehydrogenase, hydrophobic membrane anchor protein yields the protein MSQSVNSVHHWWIQRVSAVILLFLFPWFIYSFSYTFYVDSPLSFNEKLFQAINHPLELLFFVILVFCIFWHAVLGMQVVCEDYIDSVPLRIFTITCIKYLSSITYIVLAFTTFFFYRHIFL from the coding sequence ATGAGTCAATCTGTAAATTCAGTACATCATTGGTGGATCCAGCGTGTTTCTGCGGTGATTTTGTTATTTTTATTTCCTTGGTTTATTTACTCATTTTCTTACACATTTTATGTTGATAGCCCTTTATCTTTTAATGAAAAATTATTTCAGGCTATTAATCATCCACTAGAGCTTTTGTTTTTTGTTATACTGGTATTTTGCATTTTTTGGCATGCAGTTCTTGGAATGCAGGTAGTGTGTGAAGATTATATAGACAGCGTACCTCTAAGGATTTTTACAATTACATGCATAAAATACTTATCAAGCATTACTTATATAGTCCTTGCTTTTACGACTTTTTTCTTTTATAGGCATATTTTCTTGTAA
- a CDS encoding DegQ family serine endoprotease: MKSKAFILSIFAYFLISFSSYANLFAKTVADPVCSCNKGLADIVEELIPAVVNISSEQIVKQENNSRTKIPFTPRNNFFDDFREFFEHFDQFFDRAPSINREVTLLGSGFIIDKSGTIVTNYHVIKNAQDITVTMNDHTYFKTEVLGYDAKTDLAVLKINSDKDLPFVAFGDSDTARVGDTVIAIGNPFGLGGSVSTGIVSARSRDISIGTMNEFIQTDAAINRGNSGGPLFHLNGKVIGINTAIYSPSGSGGNVGIGFAIPSNLAISIIETLKSGKKIKHGWLGVQVQPITKEFAESLNLKDIKGALVASVVKGSPAEKGGIKVGDILLEFYGKKIDRMTQLPHMVSRTEPGKKVQVKLLRKDKEVNIKVAIEESINDGSGNNQEENKSTSSYISGLTVSNLPKELKNNAPTKGVVVTSVDSSSNSTLRVIKKGDIIIQLDGIDIENTNDFQKQIDSAVKKDGKDSAMLLIYRNGNQFFTSIKLKK; this comes from the coding sequence ATGAAAAGTAAAGCATTTATTTTATCTATATTTGCATATTTTTTAATTTCATTTTCTTCATATGCTAATCTGTTTGCAAAAACAGTTGCAGATCCTGTATGTAGTTGTAATAAAGGGCTTGCTGATATAGTGGAAGAACTTATTCCCGCAGTTGTAAATATTTCAAGTGAGCAAATAGTTAAGCAAGAAAATAACAGTAGAACTAAAATTCCCTTTACGCCAAGAAATAATTTCTTTGATGACTTTAGAGAATTTTTCGAGCATTTTGATCAATTTTTTGATAGAGCTCCTAGCATTAATAGAGAAGTGACGTTACTTGGGTCTGGATTTATTATAGATAAAAGTGGAACCATAGTAACCAACTATCACGTTATTAAAAATGCCCAAGATATTACAGTTACTATGAACGATCATACTTATTTTAAAACAGAAGTTTTAGGCTATGATGCAAAAACTGATCTTGCTGTGCTTAAGATTAATTCTGATAAAGATCTTCCTTTTGTTGCATTTGGCGATTCTGATACAGCAAGGGTTGGTGATACAGTTATTGCAATAGGTAACCCATTTGGTTTAGGTGGCTCTGTAAGTACAGGAATTGTGTCTGCAAGATCTAGAGACATTAGTATTGGTACTATGAATGAATTTATTCAAACTGATGCTGCAATTAATAGAGGCAACTCAGGTGGACCATTATTTCATCTAAATGGAAAAGTTATAGGCATTAATACTGCTATCTATTCCCCATCTGGATCTGGAGGTAACGTGGGTATAGGCTTTGCTATACCATCTAATCTAGCTATTTCAATTATTGAAACATTAAAAAGTGGTAAAAAAATAAAACATGGTTGGCTTGGCGTGCAAGTTCAGCCTATAACAAAAGAATTTGCTGAATCCTTGAATTTAAAAGATATCAAAGGTGCATTAGTTGCAAGCGTAGTAAAGGGCAGTCCTGCAGAGAAAGGAGGAATCAAAGTAGGTGATATACTATTAGAGTTTTACGGCAAAAAAATTGATAGAATGACGCAATTACCTCATATGGTTTCACGAACTGAGCCCGGAAAGAAAGTACAGGTTAAGTTACTTAGAAAAGATAAAGAAGTCAATATCAAGGTTGCAATCGAGGAATCTATAAATGATGGTTCAGGTAATAATCAAGAAGAAAATAAATCAACATCTAGTTATATAAGTGGTTTAACCGTTTCAAATTTGCCAAAAGAACTAAAAAATAATGCACCCACAAAGGGTGTAGTAGTTACTAGTGTAGATAGTAGTAGTAATTCTACACTACGTGTTATTAAGAAAGGTGATATAATTATTCAACTAGATGGAATCGATATTGAAAATACTAATGATTTTCAAAAACAAATTGATTCAGCAGTAAAGAAAGACGGCAAAGATTCAGCAATGTTGCTTATTTACCGCAACGGCAATCAATTTTTTACCTCAATCAAATTGAAGAAGTAG
- the sdhC gene encoding succinate dehydrogenase, cytochrome b556 subunit, with translation MSDRPLSPYLQIYKVQVTSFFSIMHRLTGILLFLLLIILSWYSILYVYSPKLLIVKCLNVLLFTPIAKLAYILCFVSFIYHFLNGIRHLLWDAGLNLEIASVSKSAMLLTVMLFLSTMAFLFMFI, from the coding sequence ATGAGTGATAGGCCTCTTTCTCCATATTTACAAATATATAAAGTACAAGTTACTAGTTTTTTCTCTATTATGCATAGATTGACTGGTATCTTGCTATTTCTTTTATTAATCATACTTTCTTGGTATTCTATATTATATGTTTACTCCCCTAAGTTACTTATAGTAAAGTGCTTAAATGTATTATTGTTCACTCCTATTGCTAAATTAGCTTATATCTTATGTTTTGTAAGCTTTATATATCATTTTCTTAATGGTATTCGTCATTTATTGTGGGATGCTGGGCTTAATTTAGAAATTGCTAGTGTTTCAAAAAGTGCTATGTTACTAACAGTAATGCTATTTCTTTCTACTATGGCTTTTTTATTTATGTTTATATGA
- a CDS encoding lipoprotein-releasing ABC transporter permease subunit yields the protein MSIAFEFTMAIRYLRAKNSRFCSIMALFSIIGIALGVATLIVVMSVMNGFRAKLLDSVLGINGHINVYFDRSISSDYHAVLKSIEKIPGVLKATSMTNDQVIVASNGGIVGSVVRGVSTKDLLNNTTVKNNVIMGNVEKFDEGIIIGARLAEALNIDYGDNIMLISPEGFDALSGEIPKMKEYKVVAIFDMGMFEYDNTLMYMPIKSAQAFFNYKDNVRNIEVFVDDIAMANKLANAIAKETGMRAESWQSQQSHYVNALKTERNVMFLILTLIIVVAAFNIVSSLMMIVQEKKSAIAIMRTFGATSGSIMRIFCACGLLIGFTGTCLGSIIGVVFSLNIENIRVFLENITNIKLFDPMIYFFSSLPVILVSQDVVNISALALFLSFLATIPPALQAAAQDPAEILRYE from the coding sequence ATGTCTATTGCCTTTGAATTTACTATGGCTATTCGTTATTTGCGAGCAAAGAATTCTAGATTTTGCTCTATAATGGCCTTGTTTTCTATTATTGGTATTGCTCTTGGAGTTGCAACGCTAATAGTAGTAATGTCTGTAATGAATGGGTTCAGAGCAAAGCTGCTCGACTCTGTACTTGGCATTAATGGCCATATTAATGTTTACTTTGATAGAAGCATAAGTTCAGATTACCACGCAGTGTTAAAATCTATTGAGAAAATCCCAGGTGTATTAAAAGCTACTTCTATGACCAATGATCAAGTGATCGTTGCATCAAATGGTGGAATTGTGGGTAGCGTAGTCCGTGGTGTGTCAACTAAAGACTTACTTAATAATACTACCGTTAAGAATAATGTAATTATGGGTAACGTGGAAAAATTCGATGAAGGTATCATAATAGGGGCAAGATTAGCAGAAGCTTTGAATATTGATTATGGTGATAACATTATGCTTATATCACCTGAAGGATTTGACGCACTGTCTGGTGAAATACCAAAAATGAAAGAATATAAAGTTGTAGCAATATTTGATATGGGTATGTTTGAGTACGACAATACCTTAATGTATATGCCCATAAAGTCAGCTCAAGCTTTTTTTAATTATAAAGATAATGTGAGAAATATAGAAGTGTTTGTAGATGATATTGCTATGGCTAATAAGCTAGCAAACGCTATAGCAAAAGAAACAGGAATGAGAGCTGAAAGTTGGCAATCTCAGCAAAGCCATTATGTTAATGCTTTAAAGACTGAAAGAAATGTGATGTTTTTAATTCTCACTTTAATTATAGTTGTAGCAGCATTCAATATTGTTTCAAGTTTGATGATGATAGTGCAAGAAAAGAAATCTGCAATTGCAATTATGCGTACATTTGGTGCAACAAGCGGAAGCATTATGCGCATATTTTGTGCTTGTGGGCTGTTAATTGGTTTTACAGGAACTTGTCTTGGCTCTATTATAGGGGTTGTTTTTTCTCTCAATATTGAAAATATTAGAGTGTTTTTAGAAAACATTACCAACATCAAGCTATTTGATCCTATGATATACTTTTTTTCAAGTTTGCCAGTGATATTAGTTTCTCAAGATGTAGTGAACATTTCTGCACTTGCATTGTTCTTGTCATTTTTAGCAACAATTCCTCCTGCATTGCAGGCAGCTGCACAAGACCCAGCGGAGATATTACGTTATGAATGA